In Euzebyales bacterium, the following are encoded in one genomic region:
- a CDS encoding ROK family protein has protein sequence MALVAGIDVGGTNIEVALVDDDHSVVDRAKGRTPTDGHDAVVERVAELVGKLDDRPSAVGVGIPGPVNDGVVTRPPNLRNWPDEVSFGTLLRDELGMPVEVGNDANVGALGEWVAGAGRGSRFMLGVWMGTGIGGGLILDGRPYTGAFGGAGEFGHMIVHRGGAQCGCGRRGCIEAYAGRASMERFVEMAVAAGRGTELYEIRDDKGKERLTSAVWAKALDEGDDLTTELIDEAIEAVAIGIGSVVNLLDLDRVVIGGGLAEKLGQDLADDIARAAQPWTLVPRDDRRYVVAELGDDPGVIGAAALGRASMLLR, from the coding sequence ATGGCGCTGGTGGCCGGTATCGACGTCGGCGGGACGAACATCGAGGTCGCGCTGGTCGACGACGATCACAGCGTCGTCGACCGCGCCAAAGGCCGGACGCCCACGGACGGTCATGACGCGGTGGTCGAACGCGTCGCCGAGCTCGTCGGCAAGCTGGACGACCGGCCGTCGGCTGTGGGCGTCGGCATCCCGGGCCCCGTCAATGACGGGGTCGTCACACGCCCACCGAACCTGCGCAACTGGCCGGACGAGGTCAGCTTCGGCACGCTGCTGCGCGACGAGCTGGGCATGCCGGTCGAGGTCGGCAATGACGCCAACGTCGGTGCCCTCGGAGAGTGGGTCGCGGGCGCCGGACGGGGATCGAGGTTCATGCTCGGCGTCTGGATGGGCACCGGCATCGGTGGTGGGCTGATCCTCGACGGACGGCCCTACACGGGGGCGTTCGGTGGCGCGGGTGAGTTCGGGCACATGATCGTCCACCGGGGTGGCGCCCAGTGCGGGTGCGGGCGCCGCGGGTGCATCGAGGCCTACGCGGGCCGCGCGTCGATGGAGCGGTTCGTCGAGATGGCCGTCGCCGCCGGTCGTGGGACCGAGCTGTACGAGATCCGCGACGACAAGGGCAAGGAGCGGCTCACGTCGGCGGTGTGGGCCAAGGCGCTCGACGAGGGCGACGACCTGACGACCGAGCTGATCGACGAGGCGATCGAAGCGGTCGCAATCGGGATCGGTTCGGTTGTGAACCTGCTCGACCTCGACCGCGTCGTGATCGGCGGCGGACTCGCCGAGAAGCTCGGGCAGGATCTCGCGGACGACATCGCGAGGGCCGCGCAGCCGTGGACGCTCGTGCCGCGCGACGATCGACGCTACGTCGTGGCCGAGCTCGGCGACGATCCCGGCGTGATCGGGGCGGCCGCGCTCGGCCGCGCGTCGATGCTCCTGCGCTGA
- a CDS encoding prolyl oligopeptidase family serine peptidase, which translates to MVDGSEGIARESRTDGALRSPHVARHPPLPRDPHRDAIGVRPHGRAPARVVEPPGHGAGAPVGPRPRRRRPGRRARSGADHRPHRAGRRLDSVADLAAVHDWIAGTDDLDPDRCALYGGSYGGYMVLSGLVHQSERWAAGVDIVGIVNLVTFLEHRSVAACVART; encoded by the coding sequence ATCGTCGACGGCAGCGAGGGCATCGCGAGGGAGTCTCGCACGGATGGCGCACTACGCTCGCCCCATGTTGCGCGACATCCGCCCCTACCTCGAGATCCGCACCGCGACGCCATCGGGGTTCGACCACACGGGCGAGCGCCTGCTCGTGTCGTCGAACCTCCCGGGCACGGCGCAGGTGCACCGGTTGGACCTCGCCCACGCCGCCGACGGCCCGGTCGCCGCGCGCGATCTGGTGCAGATCACCGGCCACACCGAGCCGGTCGGCGGCTCGACAGCGTCGCCGACCTGGCGGCCGTGCACGACTGGATCGCCGGCACGGACGATCTCGATCCGGACCGGTGCGCGTTGTACGGCGGGTCGTACGGCGGCTACATGGTGCTGTCGGGACTGGTCCACCAGTCGGAGCGCTGGGCAGCCGGGGTGGACATCGTGGGCATCGTCAACCTGGTGACGTTCCTCGAGCACCGCAGCGTGGCGGCGTGCGTGGCGCGAACGTGA
- a CDS encoding prolyl oligopeptidase family serine peptidase, with product METDRPLLERLSPLTQVDRLRAPLLIIHGRNDPRVPLGEAEQIHAVARAKGLRSDLLVYDEGHGLAKLANRLDAYPRVAAFLDEVLRV from the coding sequence CTGGAGACCGACCGGCCGCTGCTGGAGCGGCTGTCGCCACTGACCCAGGTCGACCGGTTGCGCGCACCGCTGCTCATCATCCACGGCCGCAACGACCCGCGGGTCCCCCTGGGAGAGGCCGAGCAGATCCATGCAGTCGCCAGGGCCAAGGGCCTGCGCAGCGACCTGCTGGTCTACGACGAGGGTCATGGGCTGGCCAAGCTGGCCAACCGCCTCGACGCCTATCCGCGCGTCGCGGCGTTCCTGGACGAGGTGCTCCGCGTCTGA
- a CDS encoding NAD(P)-dependent oxidoreductase, with protein MYVVVTGANGKVGSAAVEALQAAGHRVRATDTARGVFERPEPDAPEYWQADLTDAGDAFALVRGADAVVHAAAIPDPSHNPPHVVFHNNAMAAFNVVEAAVRWGVRRLVNISSETVPGFLFPERPASPDYVPVDEDHPIRPQDPYAFSKYVGELLCDAAVRRSDLRCTSLRPSWVQHAGNYAHNLGPTLRQPGPSANFWSYIDVADLADAIRLAVESDLPGHEVFYIASPDNHAGRPLRELIADHADPDVEVRDLPQDDASGISTAKAQRMLGWRPTRSWRDHLDDDGRPRG; from the coding sequence ATGTACGTAGTGGTGACAGGCGCCAACGGCAAGGTGGGGTCGGCGGCCGTCGAGGCGTTGCAGGCCGCGGGCCACCGCGTACGCGCGACCGACACGGCCCGGGGCGTGTTCGAGCGCCCCGAGCCCGACGCGCCCGAGTACTGGCAGGCCGACCTCACCGACGCGGGCGATGCGTTCGCCCTGGTGCGCGGCGCCGATGCCGTCGTCCACGCCGCCGCGATCCCGGATCCGTCGCACAACCCGCCGCACGTCGTGTTCCACAACAATGCCATGGCGGCGTTCAACGTCGTCGAGGCGGCCGTCCGCTGGGGCGTGCGGCGGCTGGTCAACATCTCCAGCGAGACCGTGCCCGGCTTCCTGTTCCCCGAGCGGCCGGCCTCCCCCGACTACGTGCCGGTCGACGAGGATCACCCCATCCGTCCGCAGGATCCCTACGCGTTCTCGAAGTACGTCGGTGAGCTGCTGTGCGACGCCGCGGTGCGACGCAGTGACCTGCGCTGCACATCGTTGCGCCCGAGCTGGGTGCAGCACGCCGGGAACTACGCGCACAACCTCGGGCCCACACTCCGCCAACCCGGACCCAGCGCCAACTTCTGGAGCTACATCGACGTCGCGGACCTCGCCGACGCCATCCGGCTGGCGGTCGAATCGGACCTGCCTGGGCACGAGGTGTTCTACATCGCCTCGCCCGACAACCACGCGGGCCGCCCACTGCGCGAACTGATCGCAGACCACGCCGATCCCGATGTCGAGGTGCGTGACCTCCCACAGGACGACGCGTCGGGAATCTCGACAGCCAAGGCACAGCGCATGCTCGGATGGCGACCGACCCGGTCGTGGCGGGACCACTTGGACGACGACGGCCGGCCACGCGGCTGA
- a CDS encoding alpha/beta hydrolase, translated as MTDYDRAVAVPTLTWGARGRQRALLLHGLSSSAGTWWRIADGLAGAGYNVTAPDLRGHGNAPHTVSYRLSGYAADLWELGGGWDLVVGHSLGGTLATLMAADPGFTRRLVLLDPIFMVPEDRFDGLLADQLSELDDADDPAALAAANPAWHPEDAALKARAAAQTSRYVVERTLEDNRPWWYLDLLGDVRVATDILVADPAIGTRFDPAVGDELTRHNVRITTRIVRGAGHSIHREAPGAVLSLLLTDHATYRR; from the coding sequence ATGACCGACTACGACCGCGCAGTCGCCGTGCCCACGCTGACCTGGGGAGCACGCGGTCGTCAGCGGGCGCTGCTGCTGCACGGTCTGTCATCGTCGGCGGGGACGTGGTGGCGGATCGCCGACGGACTGGCCGGCGCCGGATACAACGTCACGGCACCTGACCTCCGCGGTCACGGAAATGCACCGCACACGGTGAGCTACCGGCTCAGCGGTTACGCCGCCGACCTCTGGGAGCTCGGGGGCGGATGGGACCTCGTGGTCGGCCACTCGCTGGGCGGCACGCTGGCCACGCTGATGGCCGCCGATCCCGGGTTCACACGCCGCCTGGTCCTCCTGGATCCCATCTTCATGGTGCCCGAGGACCGCTTCGACGGACTGCTCGCCGACCAACTGTCCGAGCTCGACGACGCCGACGACCCGGCGGCCCTGGCGGCGGCGAACCCGGCATGGCACCCGGAGGACGCGGCGCTGAAGGCGCGGGCCGCGGCGCAGACCAGCCGTTACGTCGTCGAGCGGACGCTCGAGGACAACCGGCCATGGTGGTACCTCGACCTGCTCGGTGACGTGCGGGTCGCCACCGACATCCTTGTTGCCGACCCCGCCATCGGCACGCGGTTCGATCCGGCCGTGGGCGACGAGCTCACGCGCCACAACGTGCGGATCACGACCCGGATCGTGCGCGGCGCGGGCCACAGCATCCATCGCGAGGCGCCGGGCGCCGTGTTGTCGCTGCTGCTGACCGACCACGCAACGTACCGCCGCTGA
- the cobT gene encoding nicotinate-nucleotide--dimethylbenzimidazole phosphoribosyltransferase, whose product MRDSLAMPSLPSTIAELVDAVEPVDPDAAARAEARHAELAKPPGSLGRLEAVGVQLAAVASRCPPPVPRSPVVVVAAADHGVHARGVTPWPQHITTRMVATMCAGQAAVNAVAATVGADLVVVDVGCVDPPPDDRLLRSRRVRAGTADLSTRPAMSRGEAAQAVSVGAAIAVELMDVGADLLVTGDMGIANTTASACLIAACTGRPAGAVTGRGAGTDGHVPSHKIEVVARALALHRPDPDDPLGVLASLGGLEHAALVGLLLAAAARRVPAVLDGVVTNAAALLAARLCPPLSGHLIASHRSPEPGAQIALDALGLAPLLDLGLRLGEGTGGLLAVPLLQAAARALTDIARITDL is encoded by the coding sequence GTGCGAGACTCCCTCGCGATGCCCTCGCTGCCGTCGACGATCGCCGAGCTCGTGGACGCCGTCGAGCCGGTTGATCCCGACGCTGCGGCGCGGGCGGAGGCACGCCATGCCGAGCTCGCCAAACCGCCGGGAAGCCTGGGTCGGCTCGAAGCGGTGGGTGTCCAGCTGGCCGCTGTGGCCTCGCGCTGCCCGCCGCCGGTCCCGCGGTCACCGGTGGTGGTCGTTGCCGCGGCCGACCACGGTGTGCACGCCCGGGGGGTCACGCCGTGGCCGCAGCACATCACGACGCGCATGGTGGCGACGATGTGCGCGGGTCAGGCGGCGGTCAACGCGGTGGCGGCGACCGTCGGCGCCGACCTGGTCGTGGTCGATGTCGGCTGCGTGGACCCGCCGCCTGACGATCGGCTGCTGCGCAGTCGGCGCGTACGCGCGGGAACCGCGGACCTGAGCACGCGTCCGGCCATGAGCCGCGGCGAGGCGGCGCAGGCGGTGTCGGTGGGTGCGGCGATCGCGGTGGAACTGATGGACGTCGGCGCCGACCTGCTGGTCACCGGCGACATGGGGATCGCGAACACGACGGCCTCTGCGTGTCTGATCGCAGCGTGCACCGGACGGCCGGCCGGAGCGGTCACCGGTCGGGGTGCCGGCACCGACGGTCACGTGCCGTCGCACAAGATCGAGGTGGTCGCGCGGGCGCTGGCCCTGCACCGTCCCGACCCGGACGACCCACTTGGCGTGCTGGCGAGCCTCGGAGGGCTGGAGCACGCCGCGCTCGTCGGCCTGCTGCTCGCCGCGGCCGCACGCCGGGTGCCGGCGGTGCTCGACGGCGTCGTCACGAACGCGGCGGCGCTGCTCGCCGCTCGGCTGTGTCCGCCTCTGAGTGGGCACCTCATCGCGTCTCACCGGTCTCCCGAGCCGGGCGCACAGATCGCGCTCGACGCGCTGGGGCTCGCACCGCTGCTCGACCTGGGCCTGCGCCTCGGCGAGGGCACCGGCGGCCTCCTGGCTGTGCCCCTGCTCCAGGCCGCCGCCCGCGCGCTGACCGACATCGCGCGGATCACGGACCTGTGA
- a CDS encoding aryl-sulfate sulfotransferase has translation MSTVLVLSMLSSPAVAALAVVTAFGLVAAVAARASGRRRRTLLAAGTVVVLLAGCTAADGGGEAAGVTDTSSTGPSEMAFGDAPELADAARTNPRHFPPMLEPEEPPGQMPRLEVSSDGGVQPGTVTFTTYTTPRMTEDMPYFPSFLVELDKESGELTKAQQMLTAATMFQPEPGDRYSYNIVDREGEAGAGIEVTHYVTDDELNILAKYDLDDLEGGDADLHDFELLDDGNAMLLAYRKREVDLSEFGGPSDGAVWDTVIAERTPDGETVWEWDGAEHMDLADVPDPVAEAEFVESPPSGAADYAHPNSLEIADDGDVLVSIRHYDCTLRIDRDSGDVVWAFGGPNCAQNDFEISGDPFGGPSHQHDASLTDDGTLLIFDNGNLRTGDEQVSRVVEYEIDEEAMTAELVWSYDDDRYTPIMGSAERLENGNTLIGWGQLTDPAISEVTPDGEEVLTVSLPDGQLVYRAYQGATR, from the coding sequence GTGTCCACGGTACTTGTGCTGTCAATGCTGTCATCCCCGGCGGTCGCCGCGCTCGCGGTGGTCACCGCATTCGGCCTGGTCGCCGCCGTGGCGGCCCGTGCGAGCGGTCGACGACGCCGGACGTTGCTGGCGGCGGGCACCGTCGTGGTGCTGCTCGCCGGGTGCACCGCCGCCGACGGCGGCGGGGAGGCAGCCGGCGTGACCGACACCTCGTCGACCGGCCCGAGCGAGATGGCGTTCGGCGACGCGCCCGAGCTCGCCGACGCCGCCCGTACCAACCCCCGGCACTTCCCCCCAATGCTCGAGCCCGAGGAGCCGCCCGGGCAGATGCCCCGCCTGGAGGTCAGCAGCGACGGCGGCGTCCAACCCGGGACCGTGACGTTCACCACCTACACGACGCCGCGGATGACGGAGGACATGCCGTACTTCCCGTCGTTCCTCGTCGAGCTCGACAAGGAGTCAGGTGAGCTGACCAAGGCGCAGCAGATGCTGACGGCGGCCACGATGTTCCAGCCGGAGCCCGGCGACCGCTACTCGTACAACATCGTCGACAGGGAGGGAGAAGCGGGCGCCGGGATCGAGGTCACGCACTACGTCACCGACGACGAGCTGAACATCCTCGCGAAGTACGACCTCGACGACCTCGAGGGCGGCGACGCCGACCTGCACGACTTCGAACTGCTCGACGACGGCAACGCGATGCTGCTGGCCTACCGCAAGCGTGAGGTCGACCTCAGCGAGTTCGGGGGTCCCAGCGACGGCGCGGTGTGGGACACGGTGATCGCCGAGCGGACACCCGACGGTGAGACCGTGTGGGAGTGGGACGGCGCCGAGCACATGGACCTCGCCGATGTGCCCGACCCCGTCGCCGAGGCGGAGTTCGTCGAGTCGCCGCCGTCGGGCGCCGCCGACTACGCCCATCCCAACTCCCTGGAGATCGCCGACGACGGTGATGTGCTCGTGTCGATCCGCCACTACGACTGCACCTTGCGCATCGACCGCGATTCCGGCGACGTGGTCTGGGCCTTCGGTGGGCCCAACTGCGCGCAGAACGACTTCGAGATCAGCGGGGACCCGTTCGGCGGGCCAAGCCACCAGCACGACGCCTCGCTCACCGACGACGGCACGCTGCTGATCTTCGACAACGGCAACCTCCGCACGGGCGACGAGCAGGTCAGCCGCGTCGTGGAGTACGAGATCGACGAGGAGGCGATGACCGCAGAGCTCGTGTGGTCCTACGATGACGACCGCTACACGCCGATCATGGGCTCCGCCGAGCGCCTGGAGAACGGCAACACCCTGATCGGCTGGGGGCAGCTGACCGATCCGGCGATCAGTGAGGTGACTCCCGACGGCGAGGAGGTCCTCACGGTGTCGCTGCCGGACGGCCAGTTGGTCTACCGCGCCTACCAGGGTGCCACCAGGTAG
- a CDS encoding UTP--glucose-1-phosphate uridylyltransferase: MDDGRQQAQDKMAQAGVHPAAITVFAHYYDVLASGGTGVIAEDDIEPIERLPRLADVEADATAGRDALARTAVVKLNGGLGTSMGMQQAKSLIEVRPGQRFLDVIVRRVRALRATYDVALPLLFMDSFRTRDDTLAALAAHPDLPVDGVPLDFLQNSEPKLRTDDLTPIAWPDDPELEWCPPGHGDLYTALVTSGVLFRLRDAGYRYLFVSNSDNLGATPDPRLAAWFAGTGRPFASESCRRTGMDRKGGHLARRRSDGRLVLRESAQTRPRDADAFADIERHRFFNTNNLWLDLDALAVRLDETDGVLGLPMIRNTKTVDPTDPSSPDVIQIETAMGAAIAVFDGATAIEVDRSRFLPVKTTSDLLVLRSDAYEMTDDGEVRLVGSRSDAPLVDLDGHYKLIADFDARFAHGAPSLVACDSLTVRGDWTFGADVTVRGDVTVTAADAPGRIPDGTVLDGA; encoded by the coding sequence ATGGACGACGGGCGGCAGCAGGCGCAGGACAAGATGGCACAGGCCGGGGTGCATCCGGCCGCGATCACCGTGTTCGCCCACTACTACGACGTGCTCGCCTCCGGCGGCACCGGGGTGATCGCAGAGGACGACATCGAGCCGATCGAGCGGTTGCCGCGACTTGCCGACGTCGAGGCGGACGCCACGGCAGGTCGCGACGCACTGGCGAGGACGGCCGTGGTGAAGCTCAATGGGGGTCTGGGCACCTCGATGGGCATGCAGCAGGCGAAGTCGCTGATCGAGGTGCGTCCGGGGCAGCGCTTCCTGGACGTCATCGTGCGGCGCGTCAGAGCGCTGCGTGCGACCTACGACGTGGCCCTGCCGCTGCTGTTCATGGACAGCTTCCGCACCCGCGACGACACCCTCGCGGCACTGGCGGCCCACCCCGATCTGCCGGTCGACGGCGTGCCGCTCGACTTCCTGCAGAACTCCGAGCCGAAGCTGCGCACCGACGACCTGACGCCGATCGCGTGGCCCGATGACCCCGAGCTCGAGTGGTGCCCCCCCGGGCACGGCGACCTGTACACGGCGCTGGTCACCTCCGGCGTGCTCTTCCGGTTGCGGGACGCCGGCTACCGGTACCTGTTCGTGTCGAACAGCGACAACCTCGGTGCGACGCCCGATCCGCGGCTGGCGGCGTGGTTCGCCGGCACCGGTCGACCCTTCGCGTCCGAGTCGTGCCGGCGGACCGGGATGGACCGCAAGGGCGGCCATCTGGCGCGACGCCGGTCGGACGGTCGGCTGGTGCTGCGCGAGTCGGCACAGACGCGGCCGCGGGACGCCGACGCCTTCGCCGACATCGAACGCCACCGGTTCTTCAACACCAACAACCTGTGGCTGGACCTGGACGCTCTGGCGGTCCGGTTGGACGAGACCGACGGCGTGCTGGGCCTGCCGATGATCCGCAACACCAAGACGGTCGACCCCACGGACCCGTCGTCGCCGGACGTCATCCAGATCGAGACCGCGATGGGTGCCGCGATCGCCGTCTTCGACGGCGCGACCGCGATCGAGGTCGACCGCTCACGGTTCCTGCCGGTCAAGACGACGAGCGACCTGCTGGTGCTGCGGTCCGACGCGTACGAGATGACCGACGACGGCGAGGTCCGCCTCGTCGGGTCACGGTCCGACGCGCCACTCGTCGACCTCGACGGCCACTACAAGCTGATCGCCGACTTCGACGCCCGCTTCGCCCACGGCGCCCCGTCCCTCGTGGCGTGCGACAGCCTGACCGTTCGTGGTGACTGGACGTTCGGCGCCGACGTCACGGTTCGTGGCGACGTGACGGTCACCGCAGCCGACGCTCCGGGACGCATCCCCGACGGGACGGTCCTGGACGGCGCCTGA
- a CDS encoding aryl-sulfate sulfotransferase, translating to MGSINWLRPPALLAALGVTAAVALVLVAAGVALRRAGQRPGRRGRIVAGVAVLVAAATLVGTVRVVRELTAPMPSNATLARVQPLRPPFRALHDPGRPPNGFPELRTTAEDGMQPGTVLITTSTTPRLTDTTVFHPPFLAEVDKATGELVWAQRMFAMASMLQPEPGGRYSYNAVDRNGRNGAGFHVTHHVTDDRLRVLQQFDLDDLPGGDADLHDFELLDNGNALLLAYRRRQVDLTAYDGAADAIVYDPVIAERTPAGETVWLWDGADHLTLEDVPDVNKRLKLTARPPAVADYAHPNSLELFDDGDILLSIRNYDCIHRIDRDTGDIAWTLGGVNCAENDFEISGDPYGGFSHQHDATLVDGGNFAEPGSTKHAVDRRRRTENILLFDNGNLHDPPRSRAVEYAIDEETMTAELVWSHDDGRYTSYFGSAERLDNGNTLISWGALPDPLVTEVTPGGERVFTLSLPPGQRTYRAYQGPSAAP from the coding sequence TTGGGGAGCATCAACTGGCTGCGCCCCCCGGCGCTGCTTGCAGCGCTCGGAGTTACGGCCGCCGTGGCCCTCGTGCTCGTCGCGGCCGGCGTCGCGCTGCGCCGCGCAGGTCAGCGGCCCGGCCGACGGGGGCGGATCGTCGCAGGCGTCGCGGTGCTCGTCGCAGCCGCCACGCTCGTCGGCACGGTGCGCGTGGTCCGGGAGCTCACCGCCCCGATGCCGTCGAACGCGACGCTGGCCCGGGTCCAGCCCCTGCGCCCTCCCTTCCGTGCGCTCCATGACCCCGGCCGGCCGCCGAACGGCTTCCCGGAGCTGCGCACGACCGCTGAGGACGGGATGCAGCCGGGGACGGTGCTGATCACCACGTCGACGACACCACGGCTCACCGACACGACGGTGTTCCACCCGCCGTTCCTGGCCGAGGTGGACAAGGCGACCGGTGAGCTGGTGTGGGCGCAGCGCATGTTCGCGATGGCGTCGATGCTCCAGCCAGAGCCCGGCGGGCGCTACTCGTACAACGCCGTCGATCGCAACGGGCGCAACGGGGCTGGCTTCCACGTCACCCATCACGTCACGGACGACCGGCTGCGCGTGCTGCAGCAGTTCGACCTCGACGATCTGCCCGGCGGCGACGCGGACCTGCACGACTTCGAGCTGCTCGACAACGGCAATGCCCTGCTGCTGGCGTACCGCCGACGACAGGTCGATCTGACCGCCTACGACGGCGCGGCCGATGCGATCGTGTACGACCCGGTCATCGCCGAACGCACACCCGCGGGCGAGACCGTGTGGCTCTGGGACGGCGCCGACCACCTCACGCTCGAGGACGTGCCGGACGTCAACAAGCGGCTCAAGCTGACTGCGCGGCCACCGGCTGTCGCCGACTACGCCCATCCCAACTCGCTCGAACTGTTCGACGACGGCGACATCCTGCTGTCGATCCGCAACTATGACTGCATCCACCGGATCGACCGCGACACAGGTGACATCGCCTGGACGCTCGGCGGCGTCAACTGCGCGGAGAACGACTTCGAGATCTCCGGCGACCCGTACGGTGGCTTCAGCCACCAGCACGACGCCACCCTGGTCGACGGCGGCAACTTCGCGGAGCCTGGCTCCACGAAGCACGCGGTCGACCGGCGCCGCCGGACAGAGAACATCCTGCTGTTCGACAACGGCAACCTGCACGACCCACCTCGCAGCCGTGCTGTCGAGTACGCCATCGACGAGGAGACGATGACGGCCGAGCTGGTGTGGTCGCACGACGACGGCCGCTACACCAGCTACTTCGGATCGGCCGAGCGGCTGGACAACGGCAACACGTTGATCAGCTGGGGTGCGTTGCCCGATCCGCTCGTCACGGAGGTCACGCCCGGTGGCGAGCGGGTGTTCACGCTCTCGCTGCCGCCGGGCCAGCGCACGTACCGGGCCTACCAGGGGCCGTCCGCCGCGCCGTGA